In the Equus caballus isolate H_3958 breed thoroughbred chromosome 14, TB-T2T, whole genome shotgun sequence genome, ACCGCTGACCACAAATACCGCCACATGTCCCTCCTGGTGTTAAGCCATGGTCCTTTCCACTTAGATCAACTCCCTTCAGTTTATTGTTCTCACTCATGTGGTCTCCTTATCTCCAGTATTGGACTTTTCCAATTGATTGCCACAATTTAACATTTCTCAAATGCAAGTCTGAACATTTTACTATTGTTTGTAAAGCCTTGGGTCACAAAAGGACAGGAAACTAGGCTATACATTGAAGCAGGAAATAAGTGCTATTGGAACACTTACATCTCTTGCTTGTCAAACATCTCACCTTTGCTCATACCCTACCTTTTCCATGGTATCATTTCCCTGAGCACAACCCCCCTGCCCAGCTTAGTATACTCATCTGACAACAATATTTGTCACCATTCAACACTCATCTCCAGAGTCTTCTCTCAGCCCCCTTGTTTGGCTGAATTTGCATCTCAAAGCTAGAGCTGATGTGTCCTAATGAGCTGTGCCCTTTCCACATGAGCATCAAAAGAATCTATTTATTTTACTACAACAATTTGTAGAAACCATGCCTACAATTCAAGTTCCTTGGCTACAGTAGCCATGCTTTATTATGAGTTTAAACTCATTTGTCTAggaactattatttttataataacataGCATAAGAAACGTTggctgaagaaataaagaactgaaTGTTTGATGTTCTTCCTCTCCTTATTTAATAAGTTACGTGTTTGAAATATCATCTCAGATACCACCTCTTCAAGGGAAACTTCCCTAAATCCAGCTTACACATGGGGTTAATATTTTTCCCACAGTAACTTATATGATCTTGGATACTCAGTCTACCACAAGTTACTAAGAATCTCAGAGAGGCAAAACACTCACTAGATGCCTTCAAGATTTGACCATGAAGAACAACACAGCCTTCAGTAAATGTGGGCAGATGACAGGATTGTCACAGTAATGATCAACTACATTAAAATGAGCATAATTTCTATGATACATCATTTAAATTGCCACCAAGCAGAAAGTAGGAActcaaagaaactgagaaagtctgatactttactctttatttttcattaatttcaaatttacagaaaagtaacATGAATAATAATGATGCAATTAACGCTCATATACCCTTTAGCTATATCCACCTATTAACATTATAACCCTTTGACTTcatcactttttctctctttacctcaTCAGCTGCACACCTTAtgatttcttctctaaatattttcattatatatttcctaagaatatgAATATTCTCCCATAGAGTCACAGTGCAGTTATCAACTTCAGAAAATGTAATATTGATGTGAttgcataaatattttcaatgcagAAGGAGTATAAAATGAAGAGCTTTCCAGTATAAGAAAACAATACCTTCAAAAGGGATGAATATAGGACAACACATCATTGTGTGAGAATCTGAGGAACAACATTGGCATAAGGTCCTAAACTTCTGAtgtgtagagagaaggaaaataaaccattAGTACCAAAATTTCCTACTTGATAGTTTCTTGAAAGACAGTTCCCACattcaacattttctttagaGCTCCTATGACATCCTTATTCCTAATACTATAGATTAAAGGGTTTAGAACAGGAGTGATTATGGTGTAAAATACAGATACAACCATATCCTTCTCAGGTGTGTGGTAGGAGCTGGGGAACATGTAGGTGTAGACCGAAGCCCCATAAAAGAGGGTGACCACCATCATATGTGAAGAACAAGTGGTTAAGGCCTTCTTCCACCCCTCTGCTAAGTTCATCCTGTGGATGGTGAAGAGGATAAAAGTATAGGAGCTTGAAATGACTATCACTGGGATGAGGAGCATGAGTACACAGCACAGGTACATGAGCATCTCATAGAGAGAGgtatctgagcaggagagcttcaTTAAAGCAGggacctcacagaagaaatgatggatcTCCCGGGACCTGCAGAAGGGGAAGGTCATGGTGACAGGTGTGAGCATGAAGCCATCCACTGACCCTAGGAACCAGCAGCCAGACACCAAAAGGAGACATACCCTGTGGTTCATGAGAATAGGATAATGGAGTGGatgacagatggccacatagcgatcataggccatggcagctaGAAGGAAACATTCTGAACCTAATAGTGACAGATACAGAAACTTTTGCATCTCACATTCAGGGGCTGAGATCTCATTCACACCCATGACCTGGTCCATAAGCATCTTGGGCACGGTGACAGAAATGTACATCATGTCCATGAGAGATAGTTGACTGatgaaaaagtacatgggggtgtggaggtgggctTGAGAGTATACCAGAAGGATCAGGATGgtgtttccaaacaaggtcatcaggaaaaccacaaaaatgaccacAGAAAGCAGAACTGGGTGCTTGGATTGACTGAAGAATCCCATCAGAATGAAATCTGACCATGTGGTGTTGTTGGCTGCCAACATGGTGTTGTCCATTAGATTTCACCTAGATCACCAAGGAGAGCTTTGGGATTAATAGATTGTTCATGGGATACGATCAACAGAAATTAATGATTTGTGAGCTTGTGTTtccgtgtctgtgtgtgtgggtgagtgtACATGACAACCCAATTGTGCTACCAGGGGATGGTTCCAGGGATCTGTAGATTTGGCAATTGTAAGTTACCTGTAACTCAACAGTATTACCAGAAAATTAAGAAGTTGCAACTGAGGGTGAATAGAATCCTTCACTCATAGCAAGATTGCTGTAGTTCAAGGTCATGAGATTTTCCGATGATAGATAACATCGTTTATTATCAAGTGTGGAAATTTGCAAAATCACTTCCtcatgcaaaaacaaaaagtaaatcattaaaaaaaagataaatcacacctcttatttctagaaaattttgtTGTAGGAGTCAGAGTAGAATCAACATCTCTGGTTTAAGGATCCAACTGGGATCCTAAAAACTTGAGAAGGTATATTCCATATAAGAAAGATTTAGAAAGTAACTGAAACGTAATGTGGGTAAATACCATTCTGAAAGTTTGAACACCCTTTGCCTGTAGGATCAAACTATGCTGTGAGGGACTGCAGTTGTGTGAAATCACAGAAACAAGTCTGGCTTCTCACCAATAGCCAACCTCTTGGATATTCTAGGGGCACCAAGTAAGGAGCCCAAACTCTGAGGCTGGACTGTGGCTGTGGGTCCACTTCATCCTCTACCCACCATCTCTTTGTCTACTCAATGAAAAAAGAGGATAATAATGTTTGATCTCAGATatggtgagggttaaatgaggtaaaaTGATGAAAGTGCTAGGAACATTACTAGTTGCAGATGAATAAGCATATATACTGTAAGCTTAAAGAATTGATATCTACAGTACTTACTGAGCAGAATCTATGTAAGAGATGGCTGTTACTATTACTGACTTATGAGATTGTTACTCTGGTTCACCAATCTTAGtatctatttatacatataagaatttggaaaatgaaaaagcaatcaactgaataggagaaaatatctgcacatcatatatctgataaggcattaatagtcaaaatataaaaagaagacatacaactcaatatcaaaaaagtaACTAATCttattaaaagatgggcaaaggatatgaatatatatttttctaaagaacacatacagatggccaacagataggtgaaaacatgctcaacatcactaatcatcaaggaaatgcaaataaaacacacaatgagatatcacttcacacccgttagaatggctatcaccaaaaagacaagagataacaaatgctggtgaggatgttgagaaaagagaacccctgtgcactattggtgatgacgaaaattggtgcagccattattgAAAAgtgtatggaggtttctcaaaaaaatccAAAGTAAAACTACCACAGattccagcaattctacttttaggtaatttatcagaagaaaacagaaacgcTAACTTGAAAAGATGCATATGCACCCCCTTGTTCATTGAAGCACTATTTTCAATagtcaatatatgaaaataacttaaatgtccatggatggatgaatgcataaagaaaacgtggtatacatatatatttatgtgtgtgtatatatgcatataacacACAcctatatatacaataaaatattattgagccataaaaataataaaatctttatatgtgtgacaacatggatggaacctaAGGGCATTATGCAAGTCAAATAAGtaggatagaaaaagacaaataccacatgatctcatttatgtgtggaatcttaaaaaagaaaagtaagctcatagatacagagaatagattgctGGTTACTAGAGGCAAAGGGtggaggtgggcaaaatgggtgaagggagtcaaaaaagtacaaacacagtaataaaataaataagtcatggggatgtactATACAGCATCGCCACTATTGTAAATCATAGCTAATAACACTATACTGTATATTTGGAAGTTGCAAATTAGATGTGAAATTTCCTCAGTTTAAGGCTAGCTGTTTCAGTTacactaagaaaaatatatatgttcattttttaaaattctttgttagTCATATTTGCAGCCCCAATACTATCACCGAGCTTGAATGTGTTAAATGAGTGTTAaacaaatttttagaataaagcataaaaaaagaaaacctaactcaaaaaacgaatttaattttaataatttctgtaGCCCCAGACTATATACATGCATAGaagactttatataaatatatataaactctacataaatatgtatatctgtataaatatatataaatatgaaatataaataaatatgtaatacgTGTTTCTTATTTTAACCCTGATTAAGGAGAAGTTTATGAAGAATCTCATCACAGTTCTGTCTAGTACACGCTTCTCCAACTCCATCTCCTTAAAGCCTCTACCATTTGTTCTAAATTTCAGGGAGAAGGACTAGTGTTTAGAAGGTCATTGCCATTTATAGAAGAGGGCGTCAGCTGGCTTTGCAAATATAATCTGTTATATTGTCTATAGAAATCAGCTGTTCATGGAAAATGAGATGTAGAAAGGAAAATTGAATGAGACTGAGATGTCTCTGTCTCCATTtcactgtttcctcttctatttggCTGATCACAGCCTATGTATGTGTTAGATGCTGGAgatgaatcaaagaaaagaattaaacctAGTTACAGATAAGGAGGTCACATCAGTCTTTTCAGGGagaaacattatataaatatgatttaaagtAGTCTTAAAAgagctacaaaaataaataagaaagaacaatAGAAGCAAACTACGTTTTGTCTTTCTGAAGAAAATCAGTAATagctttttctaacttttctcttaCGGAGATTAAATGTTTGCAAGTTTTCAATTTATGACATGTTAAGTGCTAAATTGTAAAAGTCCTTACAAACAAGAGGAATATTTGACACTTCTTTCTGAGAAGAGTTTAGAAGTGGTTACGATACAGGCATATTTCAATTTCCAAgtttcaaatacattttgtatTCTTGCAATAATTCCAAAGACCAATTACAGTATTCAACTTAGTAACAGTCCCATGTTCTGTGGTGCTGAAACATGAGACAGaagtaaaaatgaatttgatgtcAATATAAATATCCAACAAATCTGGGAcacatagcattaaaaaaaataagcttatCAAATTCCACCCCACATAGCAGATGAAAGCTGAGCTctgtgcaaattttaaaaacagtctaataaacacaaaacacacTTGCTGACTGGGTCTATGTTTGTTGTCATAGTGGAGGAAGGGCCAGCAAAGTGACTAGCACATGTGTAGACCTCAAAGCTGTTTTGTGAGTGAATGGAGGGAGAGCGGGAGGGCTGACGGGGGTTCTGGGCAAACCTTTGTTGCATTTTTGTAAATGGAAGTGACTGTGATCATGTCACCCCAGCAGCCCACCTAGGACACCAGACAGACAGAGGTATACTGTCTACAAGGCAACTGGCCTCCCTGCTCATTCTTAATCTGCTCTATCCAATTCCTTGAGTTTAATGTAAACAGCTTAGTGCATACTTAACTTGAGGAATTATTAATAGTGATGGTAGAAGAATATTGAATCCTTATTTGAAGCTGACAGCATCTCAGCAATTGTGCTATTGCTTTAGCACATTTTATCTTCCCTGAGAGCCTATGAGGTACTTATGCAACTTATTATGTGCCTttacagataaaaacaaaaacttgggtTTCCAGGACATCTGCCTACTATCACACAGCTAGGCCAATGGAGAACCCATGTCTCAGCTCAAGTGTGGGTCCCAGAGCCTGGATTGCTGCCTTAGCTCTCCAGGAACACAGTCCTCCCTGCACAGTCTACACTGTGGGTATTAACCACTCACTCTCTGTTTCAtctggaaaacacaaatatgaTTGAGACATTTATTTCAGTGTTCTGACTAGCAGAAATAATCcccactcaaaataaaataagaccctcttttcctgtaaaatttcagtctcaataaaacaaagttattgCCCAATAATATAAGAACAATGTATATTCTTTTGCTCACAGATAATCGGAAATCAAAAACCGATTTATTAGTAAGTtgcagaaaacaagtgatatataaaagtttaaaaaatgcacatttgtttttctccttaaaaatagaTGATAGGAAAAAGATCAGGGAAATATGGTCAAGAATTAACAGAATGTGTCAGAAGCAGAACAGGTGAAAAACAATCGTTACCCTTTTGCTCCTGCGGTTCTATCATCCTACCTGATTGAACTCAGCATCAGGTGATGGCACAATCCTCAACTAGACGAGCTGTTGGAGTGTGGCTGTTGTTAACtctataaagagagagagtagagtGACATCATCTCTGGCTTTATTATGCCCATTAAAGGAGTGGATGAAAGTTATCTGTTGATAAATCCCATATGGGACTTCAAAAAAGAGTGCTATTAAGACAgcttaaaaagctaataaaatgtCTGTTGcacttttgtggttttcttctcatgtcttttttcttatctccTTTTATTGTACACTAGAAATCTTAACCAATATTAGCAATAATCTCAAATCACACCTCACCAATAAAATCTTATCTATGAATTgtgtcttattttatatatagcctTCGCCTTTTTCACTTTACAACACAGTTTTcttgtatgcatgtatatgtcctcatttaatcttcaaaattattctgtGAAGTATTGACATTGCTCTTCTCATCTTTCACAGATGCAGACTCTAAAACTCTTAGTCTAATTGGTGATTCAAAGACAGCACCACTAATCAGTACTGTGACTGAGACTAAAACTGAGGTGGTCTCCTTTACACCTTTGTCTGGATCACTCTTCATTAGGTTACTTAttgtcctctttcttctgtcactcaTTTGCAACCTATGTTGTCCCAACATTGCATTGCATTTTAGGgcacttgtttttaatttaaatgttgaatgctaattatagaaaaatataaaagcacaaaagATTATCCCCTTAAAATTAAACCATAATGCAATTACCCAGACAAAAATCATGCCTTAAATGTTATATCTTGCATTCAaactacaaatatttatggagtatatACCATGAACCAGGCAGTAGAGATAAACCAGGTAACAAGATAGAAGCAAACCCCCCCTCATGGAACTTGTAGTCAAGTTTCAGAgcctgttttgtatgtgtgttgtggAACTATGTTGATCATTTTCCCATGCCATCCTTTGTTCACGACACCCTTTGTCcagattgtgacttctgtttgtAAGGCCCACACTTGCAGTCTGGAACCAGCTGTGCCCTCCTGGGTTTCAGCTGCAGATGGTTCATCCAGACCCCTTTATCACTTGGTTTCCTATAAGTCTCTGAATGTTCAGTCCCTTGGGAGCACTGAagagtgggaggaagaaagaaattgcatcttttttcctgcttctggtgATGGTCTCTGGCTGCTGCAACAGCTGTAGGCAGCTGAGGACTGTGCAGcagctgtgggatccagcaccCCAAAGGCAGTTTCAGTGGCATTGCTGGGATGCAGTCATCTGGGTTGCAGCAGGGGAGGGTCCCAGAAGTAGCCCGAAGAGGAAGGGTCTCATCAGCTCAGCAGTGAGGGGGATGTGGGGCTGCAAGGTTGCTGAGGACTCCTGGTCCTTGGGTGACAACACTCCCCTTGCTGCttccccagccttctctccagCCTTTTGCCACCTCTGCAACCAAAAGCCTGCATTAATCCTCTTCAATTTGAAATGCATAAAGTGTTTGCATATGATTGGACACAAAATAATGATGTTAATGTTCTATGAAATTAATTATACCTCAGTTACAATCCCCTCTAATATTGAATAGTGACATTGCATTCAGATTTCTAAATTATaagttttgctaaaataaaagtgCTAATACAGAAAGCATTCTCTGAATGTAACTTTTCCTAAGACAATTTACCGGAGGGTATATAAAGTTTCAAGTTTTTTCATACACAAAACTGAATTGCTTTTCCAAAATCTTCTTCAAATTATGCTTTGACCTCAAAATTCACCTGCAGTAGCATTAAATCATATGTGCCTTTTCGTCTCAgtcaataggaaaagaaaatccttctTTAACCTACCTTTCTAGATTATTAATGTTTATATGATTTTCGTATGTTTACCCTTGTAACTACATATGTGAaatatgtttatatcttttgtccattttttgtattgaaagcttttctttataaatataaaagtgttTACATATTATTAATAGTTACTCTGTGAGTTGTATAgactataatatttttatttaatttaattttgatatattattccataagaattttaaaaaatatttagttcaatatattaactttaatgatttctttcagcaactttGAGTTTAGAAAGTCCTCACACATTTTCGGATCATTAATATTTTCACcgttacatatttttaagaatgagCTTGAGCAGTTTTTTGGAAATTTAACTTCTAATGCAGCAATAACTTATTGGGGGTGTGATATGAAATGGATTTCTAACACGATTGTTTGCAAGCAGAGACTAACTTAAAGTGCTAAATGATccgtttttcattcattcattccaaaaatatttattagtaccAGTTATGTTCCAACCACTCTTCTAGGTTCATGATGGTGAAAATAATGATTCTGCCCTCATACAGCTCATATTCTAGTGGTAAATGAAGACAATAAACTACTGTATGCACAACATTATGTCAGATATTAATAACTACAATGAATAAAGTTAAAAGCAGGGTGAAAATCATGAGGAAATTTGTTTTATGCATAATGTGAAATTTCATCAGATCCATCATTGAAACAACAAAGTCAGCCATTAAACGTCTGGGCAGGGATGTTTAAGTAGAGGGAACAGGAAGGGTAAAGACCATGAGACAGAATCTCACTTGCCATGTGTGATTAGCGACAAGAAGATCCATTACCACAGGTTATGGtgagaaagttagaaaacatagaaaatcagGTTACACATGGAGCCAAGAGGCAGGTCCTCCAGGATTGTGAGGAGCCTCAGAAAGACCAGAGATGATCAAGATTTGTTTAGCGAAATGGTTAAAAAAGACATGTATAAAACTCAAAGAATAAATGtgcatttagaaaaggaaagaaaatcacaaacaATCAATGGTCTCTTTCTTCTATTATCTCTTAGGACAGTTTACTAGACATGCTCACACTCTCTTTTGTCCTGACTGCAGCCTGGCTTGTCCTCCCCACCATAACATGCTACAACTCCCAGAAACTGCCAGCACTCACAAAGCCTCACAGAGTGAAGGCCTTCAGAGCTTTTACTCTCCTGCCTCTTGGTAAATCCCACTCTGAGATGTCACTGGAGggttgagagagaggaaggacatcATAGGACTTAGGTGCAGAAGCATCACTGGAGGCTTGATGGAGAAAAAAG is a window encoding:
- the LOC138917532 gene encoding olfactory receptor 2T29-like, whose protein sequence is MDNTMLAANNTTWSDFILMGFFSQSKHPVLLSVVIFVVFLMTLFGNTILILLVYSQAHLHTPMYFFISQLSLMDMMYISVTVPKMLMDQVMGVNEISAPECEMQKFLYLSLLGSECFLLAAMAYDRYVAICHPLHYPILMNHRVCLLLVSGCWFLGSVDGFMLTPVTMTFPFCRSREIHHFFCEVPALMKLSCSDTSLYEMLMYLCCVLMLLIPVIVISSSYTFILFTIHRMNLAEGWKKALTTCSSHMMVVTLFYGASVYTYMFPSSYHTPEKDMVVSVFYTIITPVLNPLIYSIRNKDVIGALKKMLNVGTVFQETIK